TCCCTCCATGTCTAATGCTTCCTAAGCCAAAGAATGAAGATGATGATATTGGTATCGTCTTCATCATCCATTCTTTAGTCTCTCCTACAAAAAAGGAACCGAAGAGTTTTACAATTTGATACTGAAATTATTGATCAGCACGAGACTTTGGTTGCCTTGTGATTTTGAACAAACCACAAAAAAGCTCGTTTATTCTCAACCATTTTTCTCGCCAGAAACTCCACCTTAATTTTTCACGGCGCAGGGAAGAAAACTATTAGGGTTGGTAAAGGACTAGGTCCTAAGGCACATGTTGCTTCAGTGAAAAACAAAGTTTTGAGTATGactataaattaatttaaactcAAAATCCTATGTCATATATTTATGTTGCCCTTATAATTTGTTGTAGTGATAAatgattaaaataaaataagattgtTGAAAATATTAGTTTAGAgactatttatttttaattttttttatctgaCACTCTTATCCAAGCAATGTGGGACTTATCacctaaaaaattaaaaacatccACCATGGTAATAGCAAAATTTATACTTTGGTAAGTTCAGACCTCTAAATTTgattttctctctatatttttgtTTTGACCTTCGTTATATTTATCAATTACGTATCATTGCTTGctcatcaatttatttatttttaaacaacacaaaatttaggattttcctcattttctccttgcATATATATTCTTGAATAAAATGGAATTAGTTGAGGAAAaagaaattatataatttaatttatatatatgtatattctgAGCACTAACTTGGAAGATATTGCAATCTTTAAACAATAGAATATATATGTACGTTTAGCCTAAAAATAGGTCATGCTAGtaatatatataaaagattttttaATAGTTGATACCgcatgataatttttatttttttttgacataattaatattatttctaaTCAACCAGAGATACTAATTATATTGAAAAATAATTATGttttcataataaataaatattttttatcaggtatttaaaaaattttaaaaaattaaaatttatttttaaaaatattaattaacaactataaatatgaattattgatttttatctaatatttaatattaaaccaaatatatataattttaatattacaCCATATATATAACAAACCTAATTATAATTAAGATGTATCGATCTTACAAAATATTCTATATAATTTAAAACCTCAAAAGATAACATTCCAAAAATTAAAGAATATGCATCaaaatacatgcatatatatatatatatataaatatatcaatacTTGTTGCCATGGTCTCTATCAAAAGGCTTAAGCAAAGCATAAGTGACAGCCATGGCCAGCCACCCTCCAACCACAACTCTCACCGCCGACGCCTTAGGCCGTGAAGATCCACCAAACTGAGCACCACCCCAACCAAAAACAGCGAGCGCCAACGTGGCCACCACCACAATCACTATAACACTCGTGGCATGGTCGGCAACCAACGCAGCCGGTATCAACGGAACAACCGATCCACTCAAAAACGCCAGAGCTGACGCTGCTGCTGCCTTGTGCGGATTCGGCAACACAACTGGCAGAGCACTTTCTTCTGCAATCACTGGTGTCTTTCCCGGAGTAGATGACTTAGAAATCTCCGGAAATGTGGGCTTGTTTTCGAGAAAAAGCTTCTCCTCGATGTCTCGTTGAGTCGAAACGGAGACGAACTCGCCTACCGCCATGCTACAAGCGCCTGCGAAAGCTCCAGCAAGCCCGGCCAGAGCCATGGACCAACGGTCATCCTTCGCCGCGCCAACGCCGAGCAGTAGAGAGGTTGTTGAGAGCAACCCATCGTTGGCTCCCAGAACGGCTGCTCGGAGCCACTGAGCGCGTTCCACCACTTCCTCAGTCGACGTCGTTTGAGCTGCTTTGGGAGTTTTGTCAGCCGTGGTTGGTTGCTCACAACATATTTGTTCTAATGCCTGAGAAGCCATGGAAGAGAAATTAATTAAGGAGAGTAATTATAGTTTTTTCAAGTTGATTAGGTTGTGGAGAGGGATTGGTTTTTATATTAAAGACTGAAGATTGGCCATGCACACACTCTAATTTTATGTTTATTATTGGTTCTTCATTTTGGAACTAATGTATAGGAGTAAGATTCTCTAACATGACTCATATggctatatatattatatatatatacatatatgagtaaaaaaaaaataagtgtttggtaCTAAAAACAAtagtatattatataaaccaAAATAAAAGTTGAGGATCCATggatatatatatgcatatatgccTAAAACGACAACGTACTGATCTCTCTTTGTGTATTGAGCAAACTAATTCATTTTTGATATATATGATATTATACTAGATATCCTATCCATGATAAGACTTGTTTTAAGTTCAATACGATTTAAGTGTGTTTCACTTTTTTGTTCATTTTACTATTTTAACATTACTATTTGacaaaaaattgttttattagtAGCCATTCTTTTTCATTATTAGTTTCCTTccttaatttaattatataattaaaacaaaaaaagaatTCTATATGCTATATAGTCAATAATTGATAAGGTTGACTATCTTATTCGTTTTCAACAACATTCTTAGTAGTTTTTTTTTGCTAGCTAGTATAGTAGATGGTATATTTTCGTGATTAaatataatttgattattttcttttaaatccaGATTCTTATTAAATTCCAAGTGATATAATATACAACAAAATCAAGTATATTTTAGAAAAAATCTACATTTTGTGTGGTATGGATATTAGTTCCAACCCGGGCATCTAAATTAACAAATTTATTTCAAGAGAATTGATAAAGTCAACACAATAAATGAAACTCTTAAAATAAGAGAATCATCAAGGGGCATTATATTTGCATGTATccattattaaaaattaatatatattattgtttatcgagtttttcagaaactacaataataaaatataagagagattaaagagaAATGATTTAGAAATCGTga
The Humulus lupulus chromosome 6, drHumLupu1.1, whole genome shotgun sequence DNA segment above includes these coding regions:
- the LOC133783614 gene encoding vacuolar iron transporter homolog 2-like; the encoded protein is MASQALEQICCEQPTTADKTPKAAQTTSTEEVVERAQWLRAAVLGANDGLLSTTSLLLGVGAAKDDRWSMALAGLAGAFAGACSMAVGEFVSVSTQRDIEEKLFLENKPTFPEISKSSTPGKTPVIAEESALPVVLPNPHKAAAASALAFLSGSVVPLIPAALVADHATSVIVIVVVATLALAVFGWGGAQFGGSSRPKASAVRVVVGGWLAMAVTYALLKPFDRDHGNKY